Proteins from a single region of Megalopta genalis isolate 19385.01 chromosome 3, iyMegGena1_principal, whole genome shotgun sequence:
- the LOC143259213 gene encoding RING finger protein 37: MLFNFCDPRLRPEIECNTVSTEGYEVSNLISDSDKGFLAYASIKPPVNIDITFLCNVNISYIIIWPSVGSQKSTGFQIYAKTSNDNSVPYTSLANGYLNPSNAGLVLYPSNINHETLPVPANFLKRYIKPSLGYLASYINNLRICICKTDNSVPGLGKIEVWGNVASRCGKDIAASISTLWYKTKLCESTENEQCIEEFNAFKSEEQSKNISPPIIAPNNREVIESSLEVPEAFLDSITWEIMTQPILLPSGKIIDQSTLQKHEETEALWGRRLTDPFTGIPFSEDRKPVIATALKLRIDKFLLENSNVEEIKRLPRILGRALFSTASKAKTTEIPKYLLGENMFNKSLNDPKPKLHCSSSDTQGNKKFCHKLPVVVMSHKRTAITLPKPTKKKKTVESTEEKNNATNSASYDIDSMVPHLKCLDNVPENDNASSKFNCTCCTNRVFYELPCKHVLCRKLLLSIQDNQCTLCSITYKNNEIKRIFE; this comes from the exons ATGCTTTTTAATTTCTGTGACCCCCGTTTGAGGCCAGAAATTGAGTGCAACACTGTCAGCACAGAAGGATATGAGGTCTCCAATTTGATAAGCGATTCCGACAAAGGTTTCCTAGCATATGCAAGTATTAAACCTCCTGTTAACATTGACATCACTTTCCTTTGTAATGTGAACATTAGTTACATCATTATTTGGCCTTCTGTTGGTTCGCAAAAGTCAACAGGCTTTCAAATATATGCTAAAACAAGCAACGACAATAGCGTACCATATACTTCACTGGCCAATGGATATTTAAATCCCTCAAATGCTGGATTGGTGCTTTATCCATCGAACATTAATCATGAAACGCTCCCAGTTCCTGCAAACTTTTTGAAACGGTACATAAAACCGTCTCTGGGATATTTAGCaagttatataaataatttaaggATATGCATATGCAAGACAGACAACTCTGTACCTGGATTAGGAAAAATTGAGGTGTGGGGAAATGTTGCGTCACGATGTGGGAAAGATATTGCTGCTAGTATATCCACTTTGTGGTATAAAACTAAATTGTGTGAGTCTACAGAAAATGAGCAGTGCATAGAAGAGTTCAATGCATTCAAGTCCGAAGAGCAATCTAAAAATATTTCTCCACCTATTATTGCTCCAAATAACAG AGAAGTAATAGAATCATCCTTAGAAGTGCCAGAGGCTTTCTTAGACTCTATTACTTGGGAAATCATGACACAGCCTATCTTGTTACCTAGTGGAAAAATTATTGACCAAAGTACTTTGCAAAAGCACGAGGAAACCGAAGCATTATGGGGCAGAAGGTTAACTGATCCCTTCACTGGTATACCCTTTAGCGAAGATCGTAAGCCTGTAATAGCAACTGCACTGAAATTGAGAATAGATAAGTTTTTACTTGAAAATAGCAATGTAGAGGAGATTAAAAGGTTGCCAAGGATTTTAGGTCGTGCATTATTCTCAACTGCATCAAAGGCTAAAACGACAGAAATTCCGAAATATTTATTAGGGGAGAATATGTTCAATAAATCTTTAAACGACCCTAAGCCGAAGTTGCATTGTTCTTCATCAGACACACAAGGAAACAAGAAGTTCTGCCATAAACTGCCAGTTGTTGTGATGTCTCACAAAAGAACTGCCATCACTTTGCCCAAGCcaacaaagaaaaaaaagacTGTTGAATCTACTGAGGAAAAGAATAATGCTACTAATAGTGCAAGCTACGACATTGATTCAATGGTACCTCATTTAAAATGCTTGGATAATGTACCAGAAAATGACAATGCAAGTTCTAAGTTCAATTGTACTTGCTGCACCAACAGAGTTTTTTATGAACTTCCATGTAAACATGTCTTATGTAGGAAATTATTGTTATCCATTCAGGACAATCAGTGCACACTATGTAGCATAACTTATAAGAACAATGAAATAAAACGcattttcgaataa